Proteins from a single region of Flavobacterium sp. YJ01:
- a CDS encoding ATP-binding protein, producing the protein METKKSYTAIKVLFSYVALLALVVTVGWFLYSENVVYNKLEDKIALEKNKILRVSRLYSNVYKTESLARQTIQNNSQKDFKNYLIETDSLRKRIDTLKQIVTTEYQKTLLDSVTYFLAEKTENIKQLREIKNKADDETSVNNAIDEITKMEFNLRKLELQDFTKNPNQLGSYQRNVLQRYVDYMNSNIPDDSTNTLSKKASDSILANSKKLLSSVKLKAEKKKESLNFEENKLLQNEIAISDQLRKILRIIEREIIINSIKSNTLKEKSLKRVNEIVTASAVIGLLLTLFFSILIVSDYSKSQVYKKQLEIANFKTKNLLKSREQLISTVSHDLKTPLSTIVGYSELLGNSDINTKQSYFVKNIKNSSEYISQLVQDLLDFSKIEAGKITIEKVPFLLPEIIEDIARNIQTVYKHKNIDLIINIDEKFQKRIVGDPFRLKQILTNIIGNAYKFTEEGHIRIAAFANDEQSFTITIQDTGIGIEKENQKLVFEEFAQANENIEKKYGGTGLGLSICQKIISILGGKLNLESVFGKGSTFKIQLPLLFDNSQNNPVAPLKPKTAKNTKKQTFIVVDDDINLLNLTCGVLRQEQHQVLSFSNPAKALEAIQNTPFDFVITDIQMPGIDGFELLEKFREFPIYKNQPVIALTGRTDLDMSVYKNAGFTTVVKKPYSPKILLETIQHILDHEEIPETEIAETENQNSSQMYSLETLNDFLGKDESALKEVLNSFIETSIENLRFLETAVNDENHEEIKSIAHRIAPMFRQIQANEIGELLKDLEKEDLNTIDIKSTYADLKSKVEMLFENLKQEI; encoded by the coding sequence ATGGAGACTAAAAAAAGTTACACCGCAATAAAAGTTTTATTCAGCTATGTTGCATTATTAGCTTTGGTTGTCACCGTTGGATGGTTTCTGTATTCTGAAAATGTTGTTTATAACAAACTGGAAGACAAAATTGCTTTAGAAAAAAACAAAATACTTCGCGTAAGCAGACTTTACTCAAATGTTTATAAAACGGAAAGTCTGGCAAGACAAACCATTCAAAATAACTCTCAAAAAGATTTCAAAAACTATTTGATCGAAACAGATTCGCTTCGCAAACGTATCGATACTCTAAAACAAATTGTTACAACCGAATATCAAAAAACACTTTTAGATAGTGTAACTTATTTTTTGGCTGAAAAAACCGAAAACATTAAGCAATTAAGAGAAATTAAAAACAAGGCAGACGACGAAACTTCTGTAAATAATGCCATTGATGAAATTACCAAAATGGAGTTCAATCTGAGAAAATTGGAGCTTCAAGATTTCACCAAAAACCCAAATCAATTGGGGAGTTACCAGCGAAACGTTTTACAGCGTTATGTTGATTATATGAATTCTAATATTCCAGATGACAGCACCAATACTTTAAGCAAAAAAGCTTCAGATTCTATTTTAGCTAATTCTAAAAAGCTTTTGAGTTCGGTAAAATTAAAGGCTGAGAAGAAAAAAGAATCTTTAAATTTTGAAGAAAACAAATTGCTTCAGAACGAAATCGCGATTTCAGATCAGCTTCGAAAAATACTTCGAATTATTGAACGAGAAATCATCATCAACTCCATAAAGAGCAATACATTAAAAGAAAAATCATTAAAAAGAGTCAACGAAATCGTTACGGCTTCGGCAGTAATTGGCTTATTATTGACTTTATTTTTCTCCATTTTAATTGTGAGCGATTATTCGAAATCGCAAGTCTATAAAAAGCAATTGGAGATCGCCAATTTCAAAACTAAAAACCTACTTAAAAGTCGCGAACAATTAATTTCGACTGTTAGTCACGATTTAAAGACGCCTTTAAGTACCATTGTCGGTTATTCTGAACTTCTTGGAAATTCGGACATTAATACCAAACAATCTTATTTCGTTAAAAACATTAAAAATTCTTCTGAGTATATTTCTCAGTTAGTTCAAGATTTGCTGGATTTTTCGAAAATAGAAGCTGGAAAAATTACTATAGAAAAAGTTCCATTTTTGTTGCCAGAAATTATTGAAGATATTGCTAGAAATATTCAAACCGTTTATAAGCATAAAAACATCGATTTGATTATCAATATTGATGAGAAATTTCAAAAACGTATTGTTGGCGATCCGTTTAGATTGAAACAGATTCTGACCAATATTATCGGAAATGCCTATAAATTTACAGAAGAAGGCCATATTAGAATTGCCGCTTTCGCGAATGATGAGCAATCTTTTACAATTACAATTCAAGACACAGGAATCGGAATTGAGAAAGAAAACCAGAAATTAGTTTTTGAAGAATTTGCTCAAGCGAATGAAAACATCGAAAAAAAATATGGCGGAACTGGTTTAGGATTATCAATTTGCCAGAAAATAATTTCTATTTTGGGAGGTAAATTAAACCTTGAAAGTGTTTTTGGAAAAGGAAGCACTTTTAAAATCCAATTGCCATTATTATTTGACAATAGTCAAAATAATCCTGTTGCTCCATTAAAACCTAAAACTGCCAAGAATACTAAAAAACAAACTTTTATTGTGGTTGATGATGATATTAACCTTCTAAATCTGACTTGTGGTGTTTTAAGACAAGAACAACATCAAGTTCTATCTTTCAGCAATCCGGCAAAGGCTTTAGAAGCTATTCAGAATACACCTTTTGATTTTGTCATTACTGATATTCAAATGCCAGGAATTGACGGATTTGAGCTATTGGAGAAATTTCGTGAATTTCCTATTTATAAAAATCAGCCTGTAATTGCTTTAACTGGCCGAACAGATTTGGATATGTCTGTTTACAAAAATGCTGGTTTTACTACTGTTGTAAAAAAACCTTATTCGCCAAAGATTTTATTGGAAACAATTCAGCATATTTTAGATCACGAAGAAATTCCAGAAACTGAAATTGCAGAAACAGAAAATCAAAATTCTTCGCAAATGTATTCTCTGGAGACTCTAAATGATTTTCTAGGGAAAGATGAATCGGCTTTGAAAGAAGTTTTGAATTCTTTCATAGAAACAAGTATCGAGAATTTAAGATTTTTAGAAACTGCAGTTAACGATGAAAATCACGAAGAGATAAAATCTATTGCGCATAGAATTGCACCGATGTTCAGACAAATTCAAGCCAATGAAATTGGCGAACTTCTTAAAGATTTGGAAAAAGAAGATCTAAACACAATTGATATAAAAAGCACTTATGCTGATTTAAAAAGTAAAGTAGAAATGCTATTTGAAAATTTAAAACAGGAAATTTAA
- a CDS encoding FAD-dependent oxidoreductase yields MELSYWELKNWFTAIDYTIVGSGIVGLHTALRLRERFPAAKILVLEKGMLPQGASTKNAGFACFGSLSEILEDLKTHSEDDVVHLIEKRWKGLQLLRKRLGDAAIDFKPHGGYELFLKEDESGFNECISKIPFINEVLKPLFKAEVFAKETDRFGFGNVQDYLIFNPFEAQIDTGNMMQELLKQAISSDILVLNQQTVTSYADVGNHVEVVLNDFSFKTQKLLFATNGFANSLTNGAVKPARAQVLITEPIHNLDIKGTFHLDRGYYYFRNINNRILLGGGRNLDFEGETTTEFGQTKIIQNKLEDLLKNVILPNQDFQIAHRWSGIMGIGNSKNPVVAQLSENVFCGVRLGGMGVAIGSLIGTELADLI; encoded by the coding sequence ATGGAACTAAGCTATTGGGAATTAAAAAACTGGTTCACAGCTATTGACTACACAATTGTTGGAAGCGGAATCGTCGGCTTACATACAGCTTTGCGCTTACGCGAAAGATTTCCAGCTGCCAAAATTCTGGTTCTAGAAAAAGGAATGTTGCCTCAAGGTGCCAGTACCAAAAATGCAGGTTTTGCCTGTTTCGGAAGTCTTTCTGAAATTCTAGAAGATTTGAAAACACATTCGGAAGATGACGTGGTGCATTTGATTGAAAAACGCTGGAAAGGTTTGCAATTACTTCGAAAAAGATTGGGAGATGCTGCAATCGATTTTAAACCTCATGGTGGTTATGAATTATTTTTGAAAGAAGACGAATCAGGATTTAATGAATGTATTTCTAAAATTCCGTTTATAAACGAAGTTTTAAAACCGCTTTTTAAAGCCGAAGTTTTTGCAAAAGAAACAGATCGTTTCGGATTTGGAAATGTTCAAGATTATTTGATTTTTAATCCGTTTGAAGCGCAGATTGATACGGGAAATATGATGCAGGAATTGTTAAAGCAAGCTATTTCTTCAGATATTTTAGTTCTAAATCAGCAAACCGTAACTTCTTACGCCGATGTAGGAAATCACGTTGAAGTGGTTTTGAATGATTTTAGTTTTAAAACCCAAAAACTGCTTTTTGCTACAAACGGTTTTGCTAATTCTTTAACAAATGGAGCGGTAAAACCGGCAAGAGCGCAAGTTTTAATTACAGAACCCATTCACAATTTAGACATAAAAGGAACGTTTCATTTAGATCGTGGTTATTATTATTTTAGAAATATAAACAATCGGATTTTATTGGGTGGTGGAAGAAATCTAGATTTTGAGGGAGAAACCACAACCGAATTTGGACAGACGAAAATTATTCAAAATAAATTGGAAGATTTACTGAAAAATGTAATTTTACCAAATCAGGATTTCCAGATTGCGCACCGTTGGAGCGGTATCATGGGAATCGGAAATAGTAAAAATCCTGTTGTAGCTCAACTATCTGAAAACGTGTTTTGTGGAGTGCGTTTAGGCGGAATGGGAGTGGCAATAGGCAGTTTAATAGGAACCGAATTAGCAGATTTAATATAA
- a CDS encoding sigma-54 dependent transcriptional regulator — protein MPKILLIEDDIAFCKLLEKFLIKKSYDVTIAFSAAEAREAIKKESFDLILTDLRLPDFDGIGLMSEFKNSHPHIPIILMTGYSDVNTAVKAIKNGAADYISKPFNPDEVLLVINNALQAPKEEEEEQAPAKEKKAPKKQTSTENEFVKGISVASKKLLDHIQLVSPTDMSVLIIGESGTGKEIIAKSIHQQSQRKNNNFIAVDCGAIPKELAASEFFGHLKGSFTGAISDKMGYFEAANGGTIFLDEIGNLSYENQIQLLRALQERKIKPVGSNKEINVDIRIITATNEDLREAVKNGDFREDLYHRINEFSIESPSLKDRDEDLMLFADYFLEKANQQLNKGVIGFSPEVVSIFQNYNWPGNLRELQNCVKRATLLTRGDFIESEVLPAEFFQIQKKDSSADESFALSDNEKEAIIHALSKAKNNKSEAAKLLKITRKTLYNKLKHYNIE, from the coding sequence ATGCCGAAGATATTATTGATAGAAGACGACATCGCGTTTTGTAAACTATTAGAAAAATTTCTAATCAAGAAATCGTATGATGTTACCATTGCTTTCTCAGCCGCAGAAGCACGCGAAGCAATCAAAAAAGAATCGTTTGATTTGATTTTGACAGATCTTCGTTTGCCTGATTTTGACGGCATCGGGCTAATGTCTGAATTTAAGAACTCTCATCCGCATATTCCAATTATTTTAATGACAGGTTACTCTGATGTAAATACTGCTGTTAAAGCAATTAAAAATGGTGCAGCCGATTATATTTCTAAACCTTTCAATCCTGATGAGGTTTTACTTGTAATTAATAATGCGTTGCAAGCTCCAAAAGAAGAAGAAGAGGAACAAGCTCCTGCTAAAGAAAAAAAAGCACCCAAAAAACAAACTTCTACAGAAAATGAATTTGTAAAAGGAATCTCTGTTGCTTCAAAAAAACTTTTAGATCATATTCAATTGGTAAGTCCGACTGATATGTCAGTTTTGATTATTGGTGAAAGCGGAACTGGAAAGGAAATTATAGCCAAAAGCATTCACCAGCAAAGTCAAAGAAAAAACAATAATTTTATTGCGGTTGATTGCGGAGCCATTCCAAAAGAACTAGCGGCAAGCGAATTCTTCGGACATTTGAAAGGATCTTTTACTGGAGCAATCAGTGATAAAATGGGTTATTTTGAAGCTGCAAATGGCGGAACTATATTTTTGGATGAAATCGGAAACCTTTCGTACGAAAATCAAATTCAGTTATTGAGAGCACTTCAAGAAAGAAAAATTAAACCCGTTGGAAGCAATAAGGAAATAAACGTTGATATACGCATTATTACGGCTACAAACGAAGATTTGCGCGAAGCGGTAAAAAACGGCGATTTTAGAGAAGATTTATACCATAGAATCAACGAATTCTCTATAGAATCACCATCTTTAAAAGATCGTGACGAAGATTTAATGCTTTTTGCTGATTATTTTCTTGAAAAAGCCAATCAGCAATTAAATAAAGGTGTAATAGGATTTTCTCCAGAAGTGGTTTCTATTTTTCAAAATTACAATTGGCCAGGAAATTTGCGTGAATTGCAAAACTGTGTAAAACGTGCCACACTTTTAACTCGCGGTGATTTTATAGAAAGTGAAGTTCTTCCGGCAGAATTTTTTCAAATTCAAAAAAAGGATTCAAGTGCAGACGAAAGTTTTGCTTTGTCTGATAACGAAAAAGAAGCTATTATTCATGCCTTATCAAAAGCGAAAAATAATAAATCTGAAGCGGCTAAACTCTTAAAAATTACAAGAAAAACACTTTACAACAAATTGAAACATTACAATATTGAGTAA
- the rpmF gene encoding 50S ribosomal protein L32: MAHPKRKTSKTRRDKRRTHYKATVAQIATCPITGEAHLYHRAYWHEGKMYYRGQVVIDKSEAVA, encoded by the coding sequence ATGGCACATCCTAAGAGAAAGACCTCGAAAACAAGAAGAGATAAGAGAAGAACACATTATAAAGCTACTGTAGCTCAAATCGCTACATGTCCAATTACTGGAGAAGCACATTTGTACCACAGAGCTTACTGGCATGAAGGTAAAATGTACTACAGAGGGCAAGTTGTTATCGATAAATCTGAAGCGGTTGCTTAA
- the accC gene encoding acetyl-CoA carboxylase biotin carboxylase subunit, with the protein MFKKILIANRGEIALRVIRTCKEMGIKTVAVYSTADAESLHVKFADEAVCIGPPPSNLSYLKMSNIIAAAEITNADAIHPGYGFLSENAKFSKICQEHGIKFIGAAPEMIDRMGDKASAKATMKAAGVPCVPGSDGLLESYEHAQKTAKEIGYPVMMKATAGGGGKGMRAIWKEEELLKAWESARQEAAAAFGNDGMYMEKLIEEPRHIEIQVVGDAYGKACHLSERDCSVQRRHQKLTEETPSPFMTDELRARMGEAAVKAAEFIKYEGAGTVEFLVDKHRNFYFMEMNTRIQVEHPITEQVIDYDLIREQIMVAAGIPISGKNYLPELHAIECRINAEDPYNDFRPSPGKITTLHMPGGHGVRLDTHVYSGYSIPPNYDSMIAKLITTAQSREEAISKMRRALDEFVIEGVKTTIPFHRQLMDDPKYIAGDYTTAFMDTFKMNNPE; encoded by the coding sequence ATGTTTAAAAAAATATTAATTGCGAATAGAGGAGAAATTGCACTACGTGTAATTCGTACATGTAAGGAAATGGGAATCAAAACTGTTGCAGTTTACTCTACAGCCGACGCAGAAAGTTTACACGTTAAATTTGCTGACGAAGCGGTTTGTATAGGCCCTCCTCCGAGTAACTTATCGTATTTGAAAATGTCAAATATCATTGCAGCTGCAGAAATTACAAATGCAGACGCAATTCATCCAGGTTATGGATTTCTTTCTGAGAATGCTAAATTCTCAAAAATTTGTCAAGAGCACGGAATCAAATTTATTGGTGCGGCTCCTGAAATGATCGACCGAATGGGAGATAAAGCTTCTGCAAAAGCTACAATGAAAGCGGCAGGGGTACCTTGTGTACCAGGTTCAGACGGATTATTAGAATCTTACGAACATGCACAAAAAACAGCTAAAGAAATTGGTTATCCAGTTATGATGAAAGCTACAGCTGGTGGTGGTGGAAAAGGAATGCGCGCTATCTGGAAAGAAGAAGAGCTTTTAAAAGCTTGGGAAAGTGCACGTCAAGAGGCTGCTGCAGCATTTGGAAATGACGGAATGTACATGGAGAAACTTATTGAAGAACCACGTCATATCGAAATTCAAGTTGTTGGTGATGCTTATGGTAAAGCTTGCCACCTTTCTGAAAGAGATTGTTCTGTACAGCGTCGTCACCAAAAATTAACGGAAGAAACTCCTTCTCCGTTTATGACAGATGAACTTCGTGCTAGAATGGGTGAGGCTGCTGTTAAAGCTGCTGAGTTCATTAAATATGAAGGAGCTGGAACTGTAGAGTTTTTGGTTGACAAACACAGAAACTTTTATTTCATGGAAATGAATACTCGTATCCAAGTAGAGCACCCAATCACAGAACAAGTTATCGATTATGATTTGATTCGTGAGCAAATTATGGTTGCCGCTGGAATTCCAATTTCTGGTAAAAATTATCTTCCTGAATTACATGCTATCGAATGTCGTATTAATGCTGAAGATCCTTATAATGATTTCAGACCGTCACCAGGAAAAATTACTACGCTTCATATGCCAGGAGGACACGGAGTTCGTTTAGATACTCACGTGTATTCAGGATATAGCATTCCGCCAAACTACGATTCTATGATTGCTAAGTTAATTACAACTGCACAATCTCGTGAAGAAGCTATCAGCAAAATGCGAAGAGCTCTTGATGAATTCGTAATTGAAGGCGTGAAAACTACAATCCCTTTCCACAGACAATTAATGGATGATCCAAAATATATTGCAGGAGATTACACAACTGCATTTATGGATACATTTAAAATGAATAATCCAGAATAA
- a CDS encoding PepSY-like domain-containing protein — protein sequence MKKLVLSAAIVLGSLSVNAAVLPAISITQSVLIQDGFTEVTADAVPAAVKSTIEKSFPNTKLEKAYKNEKNEYKLEISSGEKKYTIFTDASGNIIKK from the coding sequence ATGAAAAAGTTAGTTTTATCAGCGGCGATTGTGTTAGGAAGTTTATCGGTTAATGCCGCAGTTCTTCCAGCGATTTCGATCACTCAATCAGTACTTATTCAAGATGGATTTACCGAAGTAACTGCAGATGCTGTTCCGGCAGCAGTGAAGTCTACAATTGAAAAATCTTTCCCGAACACTAAGCTTGAAAAGGCTTATAAAAACGAGAAAAACGAGTATAAACTTGAGATTTCAAGTGGAGAAAAGAAGTATACTATTTTTACAGATGCTTCTGGTAACATCATCAAAAAATAA
- a CDS encoding S9 family peptidase, translated as MKKVVLTTLIMMSLNAIGQNVMSPELLWKLGRVTPLGISKDAKNVVFKVSTPSVEENKSSSKLYTIPVTGGNAVEIKDTKDILADKNISPDGKYVVYNEEVKIDKVLGKDFYPKLDKSDAQIYDGLDYRHWDTWNEGKFNHVFYKENKDGAKGIDILKGETFDSPQKPFGGDEDYIWSPDSKSIFYVCKKKAGTAYAISTNTDIYEYNLETQKTINKTDGNLGYDTAPQFSPTGNLTWLQMKRDGYESDKNDIIVEFKGIKTNLTANWDGTVDNFIWSKDGKTVFFVAPIDGTKQIFSVNFPGLTKIAINVHQITKGDFDVNDLVGFSGDDLIVTRNDMNHAAEIYSFNLKKNTWKQLSNVNTETYKSLALSKTERRYVTTTDGKKMLVWVILPPNFDASKKYPTLLYCQGGPQSALTQSYSYRWNFSLMAAKGYVVVAPNRRGMPGHGVEWNEQISKDWGGQVMDDYLSAIDDVAKESYVDKSRLGCVGASYGGYSVFYLAGIHKNRFKTFIAHDGVFNTVSMLGTTEEVFFNKWDFGGAYWEKDNAVAQKAYTTFNPATLVQNWNKPILIFQGGKDFRVPIGQGQEAFQAAQLRGIKSRFVYFPEENHWVLKPQNAQIWQGEFFKWLEETL; from the coding sequence ATGAAAAAAGTAGTATTAACAACCTTAATAATGATGAGTTTAAACGCTATCGGACAGAATGTAATGTCGCCGGAATTGTTATGGAAATTAGGAAGAGTAACACCTCTTGGCATTTCTAAAGATGCAAAAAATGTTGTTTTTAAAGTTTCTACGCCTTCTGTAGAAGAAAACAAATCGTCTTCAAAATTGTATACAATTCCTGTAACTGGAGGAAATGCAGTTGAAATTAAAGACACAAAAGATATTTTGGCAGACAAAAATATTTCTCCTGATGGAAAATATGTTGTTTATAATGAGGAAGTAAAAATCGATAAAGTTTTAGGTAAAGATTTTTATCCAAAATTAGACAAATCTGATGCTCAAATCTATGACGGATTAGATTATCGTCATTGGGATACTTGGAACGAAGGAAAATTTAATCACGTTTTTTATAAAGAAAACAAAGATGGTGCAAAAGGAATTGACATCTTGAAAGGTGAAACTTTTGATTCTCCACAAAAACCATTTGGCGGTGACGAAGATTATATCTGGTCGCCAGACAGCAAAAGTATTTTTTATGTTTGCAAGAAAAAAGCAGGAACGGCTTACGCAATTTCTACAAATACAGATATTTACGAGTACAATTTAGAAACTCAAAAAACAATCAATAAAACGGATGGTAATTTAGGTTACGATACGGCTCCGCAATTTTCTCCAACAGGAAATTTAACTTGGTTGCAAATGAAACGCGACGGTTATGAGTCTGATAAAAACGATATTATTGTTGAATTTAAAGGAATCAAAACAAATCTGACTGCGAATTGGGACGGAACTGTAGATAATTTTATCTGGAGTAAAGACGGAAAAACTGTATTTTTTGTAGCGCCAATTGACGGTACAAAACAAATTTTCTCTGTTAATTTTCCAGGTTTAACTAAAATTGCAATCAACGTTCATCAGATAACAAAAGGAGATTTTGATGTAAATGATTTAGTTGGATTTTCTGGAGATGATCTTATCGTAACAAGAAACGATATGAATCACGCTGCTGAAATTTACTCTTTTAATTTGAAGAAAAACACTTGGAAACAACTTTCAAATGTTAACACAGAAACGTACAAATCTTTGGCGTTAAGCAAAACAGAAAGACGTTATGTTACAACAACTGACGGAAAAAAGATGTTGGTTTGGGTTATTCTTCCTCCAAATTTTGATGCCTCAAAAAAATATCCAACATTATTGTATTGCCAAGGCGGACCACAAAGTGCGTTGACACAATCGTATTCTTACCGATGGAATTTCTCTTTAATGGCTGCAAAAGGTTATGTGGTTGTAGCGCCAAACCGTCGCGGAATGCCAGGTCACGGTGTTGAATGGAATGAGCAAATTAGTAAAGATTGGGGCGGACAAGTTATGGACGATTATCTTTCTGCAATTGATGATGTTGCAAAAGAAAGCTACGTTGACAAAAGCCGTTTAGGTTGTGTTGGAGCTAGTTACGGTGGATATTCTGTATTTTATTTAGCTGGAATTCACAAAAACCGTTTCAAAACTTTTATTGCTCACGATGGTGTTTTCAATACCGTTTCTATGTTAGGAACGACAGAGGAAGTTTTCTTTAACAAATGGGATTTTGGCGGAGCTTATTGGGAAAAAGATAATGCTGTAGCACAAAAAGCTTACACGACTTTTAATCCTGCAACTTTGGTTCAGAATTGGAACAAACCAATTTTAATTTTCCAAGGAGGAAAAGATTTCCGTGTGCCGATCGGACAAGGACAAGAAGCTTTTCAAGCGGCTCAATTAAGAGGAATTAAAAGTAGATTTGTGTATTTTCCAGAAGAAAATCACTGGGTTTTAAAACCACAAAATGCTCAGATTTGGCAAGGTGAATTCTTTAAATGGTTAGAAGAAACTTTATAG
- the accB gene encoding acetyl-CoA carboxylase biotin carboxyl carrier protein, whose translation MDLKEIQNLIKFVANSGVAEVKLEMDDVKITIRTTLETNVTEATYVQQLPAQAALPQAQVPQVTAPTVVNVTPEAPAAKDDSKYITIKSPIIGTFYRKPSPDKPVFTEVGSTVSKGDVLCVIEAMKLFNEIESEVSGKIVKILVDDMSPVEFDQPLFLVDPS comes from the coding sequence ATGGATTTAAAAGAAATTCAAAACCTAATCAAATTTGTTGCAAATTCGGGCGTTGCAGAAGTGAAGTTAGAAATGGATGATGTGAAAATCACGATCAGAACAACTTTAGAAACAAATGTAACTGAAGCAACTTATGTACAGCAATTACCTGCTCAAGCAGCTTTACCGCAAGCTCAAGTTCCACAAGTTACAGCTCCAACAGTTGTAAATGTAACTCCAGAAGCTCCGGCTGCTAAAGACGATTCTAAATACATTACTATAAAATCTCCAATCATTGGAACATTCTATAGAAAACCATCTCCAGACAAACCAGTATTTACTGAAGTAGGAAGTACTGTATCTAAAGGCGATGTTCTTTGTGTAATTGAAGCAATGAAATTATTCAACGAAATCGAATCTGAAGTTTCTGGTAAAATTGTGAAAATTCTAGTTGACGATATGTCTCCAGTAGAATTTGACCAACCTTTATTCTTAGTAGATCCATCATAA
- a CDS encoding DUF177 domain-containing protein, translating to MSKTKEFLIPFVGLKLGKHHFEYQINNEFFKNFEYDEFQSSDIKVKLLFEKKSTMLELEFKHKGTVNVPCDLTGEDFDLPIKGRMKLIVRFGEEFNNDNEELLILPHGEFEIDVAQYIYEMIALSVPQKRIHPGVKDGSLQTEALTKLNELSVKEQKEESNKEEDIDPRWEKLKKLLTDK from the coding sequence ATGAGCAAAACAAAAGAATTTTTAATTCCTTTCGTAGGATTAAAACTAGGAAAACACCATTTTGAGTATCAGATAAATAATGAGTTTTTTAAGAATTTTGAATACGATGAGTTTCAAAGTTCGGATATAAAAGTCAAATTGCTTTTCGAAAAGAAAAGCACAATGTTAGAATTAGAATTCAAACACAAAGGGACTGTAAATGTGCCTTGTGATCTAACAGGCGAAGATTTTGATTTACCTATAAAAGGGAGAATGAAGCTTATTGTTCGCTTTGGAGAGGAATTCAATAATGATAATGAAGAATTGTTGATTTTACCACATGGTGAGTTTGAAATAGATGTTGCGCAGTATATTTATGAAATGATTGCGCTTTCTGTACCTCAAAAAAGAATTCATCCAGGAGTTAAAGATGGAAGTCTGCAGACAGAAGCTTTAACAAAATTGAATGAATTAAGTGTAAAAGAACAAAAGGAAGAGAGTAACAAAGAAGAAGATATTGACCCGCGTTGGGAAAAATTAAAGAAACTATTAACGGATAAATAA
- a CDS encoding beta-ketoacyl-ACP synthase III → MNTITAAITAVGGYVPDFVLTNKVLETMVETNDEWITTRTGIKERRILKDADKGTSYLAIKAAQDLIAKANIDPLEIDMIIMATATPDMMVASTGVYVATEIGATNAFAYDLQAACSSFLYGMSTAAAYVQSGRYKKVLLIGADKMSSIVDYTDRATCIIFGDGAGAVLFEPNYEGLGLQDEYLRSDGVGRDFLKIPAGGSLIPPSEETVKNRQHNIMQDGKTVFKYAVTNMADASELILQRNNLTNQDVDWLVPHQANKRIIDATAGRLELDDSKVLVNIERYGNTTSGTLPLVLADFEDKLKKGDNVIFAAFGGGFTWGSIYLKWAYDKK, encoded by the coding sequence ATGAATACAATCACAGCCGCAATTACCGCTGTTGGAGGATACGTTCCTGACTTTGTGCTTACAAACAAAGTTCTAGAAACAATGGTTGAAACCAATGATGAGTGGATAACCACTCGAACAGGAATTAAAGAAAGAAGAATTCTTAAAGATGCTGATAAAGGTACATCATACCTTGCAATAAAAGCAGCACAGGACTTAATTGCAAAAGCAAATATTGATCCGTTAGAGATTGATATGATTATCATGGCAACAGCAACACCAGATATGATGGTGGCTTCTACAGGAGTATATGTTGCAACAGAAATTGGAGCAACAAATGCATTTGCATACGATTTGCAAGCAGCATGCTCAAGTTTCTTATACGGAATGTCTACTGCTGCGGCTTACGTGCAGTCTGGACGTTACAAAAAAGTACTTTTAATTGGTGCCGATAAAATGTCATCAATTGTAGATTATACAGACAGAGCAACTTGTATTATTTTTGGTGATGGAGCTGGTGCAGTTCTTTTCGAACCAAATTATGAAGGTTTAGGTTTGCAGGATGAATATCTAAGAAGTGATGGTGTAGGACGCGATTTTCTTAAAATCCCTGCAGGGGGTTCTTTGATTCCGCCTAGCGAAGAAACAGTAAAAAATAGACAGCACAATATTATGCAAGACGGTAAAACTGTTTTCAAATATGCTGTAACGAACATGGCAGATGCCAGCGAATTGATTTTGCAAAGAAATAATTTGACAAATCAGGATGTTGACTGGTTGGTACCACACCAGGCAAACAAACGTATTATTGATGCTACTGCTGGAAGATTAGAATTGGATGATTCTAAAGTTTTGGTAAACATCGAAAGATACGGAAATACTACTTCTGGAACTCTTCCATTAGTATTAGCTGATTTTGAAGATAAATTGAAAAAAGGAGATAATGTTATCTTTGCTGCCTTTGGTGGTGGATTCACTTGGGGATCTATCTATTTAAAATGGGCTTACGATAAGAAATAA